The Euphorbia lathyris chromosome 2, ddEupLath1.1, whole genome shotgun sequence genome includes a window with the following:
- the LOC136216710 gene encoding uncharacterized protein, with translation MSSSTPIPTIPTPSSSNYLSNIGLGYSIAIALGFLVLLSTILLASYICCRSSRNRSHHNDAVSTSLADDPNSPPDGIILPRIIFVAEDDDDRDNAAVGLDQAVINSYPRFQFTKDGSFSANGNSTTCSICLCDFKELEMLRMMPECRHFFHLGCIDAWLKLNGSCPVCRNSPLPTPLSTPLSEVVPLSQYPADRRRRRISSSSSSSTLRDMGKTNVFAKFGRWGGVLHRPILMLCALAFLISIVTFSKFYSFRSLLTSDTLCNHVNFEHQSIGSEMVEDILKKIQNEIDEVKDLRVDSSSEVYLKRYNAFLVDVLGDVKSLQASNGGGDRLQSAELGAVHPLHQSDEPGNFFLIEEIRKYVRIKPNRLGKQNFMGANGTFTSIGHACFAMKKELEDYMDYDIGDICNDDWKLAQKLMVHGCDPLPRRRCFSRAPQLYSKPFPINESMWKLPDNRNVRWSQYRCKNFTCLASNRTGKGFFKCADCFNLTVHELPRWMEHVNLTTNTNLTADILIPEVLNLKPGEIRIGLDFSVGTGTFAARMRDFNVTIVSATMNLGAPFSEMIALRGLVPLYLSINQRLPFFDNTLDLIHTTRFLDGWIDFVLLDFILYDWDRVLRPGGLLWIDSFFCLKDDLDDYLEVFKMLRYRKHKWIVVPKLDKDDDKELFFSAVLEKPPRPF, from the exons ATGTCCTCCTCTACCCCTATCCCTACCATCCCCACTCCTTCCTCTTCCAATTACCTCTCCAACATCGGCCTCGGCTACTCCATAGCCATTGCTCTCGGCTTCCTCGTCCTCCTCTCCACTATTCTCCTCGCTTCCTACATCTGCTGCCGCTCCTCCCGCAATCGCTCTCATCATAACGACGCCGTTTCAACTTCCCTTGCAGACGACCCCAATTCTCCACCCGACGGGATTATTCTCCCTCGCATTATCTTCGTCGCTGAAGATGATGACGATCGAGATAACGCTGCCGTTGGGCTTGATCAGGCCGTGATTAATTCGTATCCGAGGTTTCAGTTTACTAAGGATGGGAGCTTCAGTGCGAATGGGAATAGCACTACTTGTTCGATCTGTTTGTGTGATTTTAAGGAGCTGGAGATGTTGAGAATGATGCCGGAGTGCCGGCATTTTTTTCATTTGGGTTGTATTGATGCTTGGTTGAAGCTTAATGGCTCTTGTCCTGTTTGCCGGAACTCGCCGCTTCCTACTCCGCTTTCTACTCCGTTGTCGGAGGTTGTTCCGTTGTCGCAGTATCCCGCGGATAGACGGCGGAGGAG AATCTCTAGTTCTAGTTCTAGTTCTACCTTAAGAGATATGGGGAAAACTAATGTTTTTGCTAAGTTTGGAAGGTGGGGGGGAGTACTTCACAGACCAATTCTTATGCTTTGTGCCTTAGCTTTTCTTATCTCCATTGTTACTTTTTCTAAGTTTTACTCTTTCAGATCTCTTTTAACTTCTGATACCCTCTGCAATCATGTTAATTTTGAGCATCAAAGCATTGGTAGTGAAATGGTTGAAGATATTCTTAAGAAAATTCAGAATGAAATTGATGAGGTAAAAGATTTGCGAGTTGATTCATCGTCGGAGGTGTATTTGAAAAGGTACAATGCTTTTCTTGTTGATGTTTTGGGGGATGTCAAGTCATTACAGGCTTCAAATGGAGGAGGTGATCGTCTGCAAAGTGCGGAACTTGGAGCTGTTCATCCTCTGCATCAATCAGATGAACCGGGGAATTTTTTCCTGATTGAGGAGATCCGGAAGTATGTGAGGATCAAACCGAATCGATTAGGGAAACAGAACTTCATGGGGGCGAATGGAACATTCACGAGTATTGGTCATGCCTGTTTCGCTATGAAGAAAGAGCTTGAAGACTACATGGATTATGATATCGGTGACATCTGCAACGATGATTGGAAACTCGCTCAAAAGCTGATGGTTCATGGGTGTGATCCGTTACCAAGGAGGCGGTGTTTCTCTAGAGCTCCACAGCTATACAGCAAGCCGTTTCCTATAAACGAGTCGATGTGGAAGCTTCCTGATAACCGGAATGTACGTTGGAGCCAGTACAGATGCAAGAACTTCACATGCCTGGCAAGCAATAGAACTGGCAAGGGATTCTTCAAGTGTGCAGATTGCTTCAATCTCACAGTTCACGAATTACCAAGATGGATGGAACACGTAAATCTGACCACGAACACAAATCTTACCGCAGATATTCTGATTCCTGAAGTGCTCAACCTTAAGCCAGGAGAAATCAGAATCGGATTGGACTTCAGTGTCGGAACAGGGACTTTTGCGGCTCGAATGAGAGATTTCAATGTGACAATAGTATCAGCAACCATGAATCTGGGAGCGCCTTTTAGTGAAATGATCGCTCTTCGGGGACTTGTACCACTCTACTTGAGCATAAATCAGAGGCTTCCGTTCTTCGATAATACGCTGGATTTGATACACACGACGAGGTTTCTGGACGGTTGGATTGATTTTGTGCTGCTGGATTTTATACTATATGATTGGGATAGAGTTTTGAGGCCTGGTGGACTGCTATGGATTGACAGTTTCTTCTGTCTGAAAGATGATTTGGATGATTATTTGGAAGTGTTTAAGATGTTAAGGTACAGAAAACATAAATGGATAGTTGTTCCTAAGCTGGACAAAGATGATGATAAAGAATTGTTCTTTTCTGCTGTCCTAGAAAAGCCTCCTAGACCATTTTAG